The Budorcas taxicolor isolate Tak-1 chromosome 2, Takin1.1, whole genome shotgun sequence genome window below encodes:
- the MAP3K6 gene encoding mitogen-activated protein kinase kinase kinase 6, which translates to MAGPSPRSGALERAGSCWQDPLAEALSRGRPLAASPGRGCARSRPLSVVYVLTREPLPEVEPETGAEAEPLPLRCLREACAQLPGPRPRPQLRSLPFGTLALGDTAALDSFYNADMVVLEVSSSLAQPSLFYHLGVRESFSMTNNVLLCSQADLPDLQALREDIFQKNSDCIGSYTLIPYVVTATGRVLCGDAGLLRGLADGLLQAGVGTEALLTPLVGRLARLLEATPTDSCGYFRETIRQDIRRARERFSGPQLRQELARLQRRLDSVELLSPDIIMNLLLSYRDVQDYSAIIDLVETLQALPTCDVAEQHNVCFHYTFALNRRNRPGDREKALAVLLPLVQVEGPVAPDLYCMCGRIYKDMFFSSGFQDAGHREQAYHWYRKAFDIEPSLHSGINAAVLLIADGQRFEDSEELRLIGMKLGCLLARKGCVEKMQYYWDVGFYLGAQILANDLTQVALAAEQLYKLNAPIWYLVSVMETFLLYQHFRPTLELPGEAPHGAHFWLHFLLQSCQPLKTACPQGDQCLVLVLEMNKVLLPARLEVQGTNPVSAVTLSLLEPEKQVKSPDVPSSWTFPVASISGVSVSKRDERCCFLYAPPPAQDFQLCFPSAGHCQWFCGMIQALVKSPDSGAPAEETEGVGEVLEFDYEYTESGERLVLGKGTYGVVYAGRDRHTRVRIAIKEIPERDSRFSQPLHEEIALHKRLRHKNIVRYLGSVSQGGYLKIFMEEVPGGSLSSLLRSVWGPLQDNESTISFYTRQILQGLSYLHDNHIVHRDIKGDNVLINTFSGLLKISDFGTSKRLAGITPCTETFTGTLQYMAPEIIDQGPRGYGKAADIWSLGCTVIEMATGRPPFHELGSPQAAMFQVGMYKVHPPMPGSLSAEAQAFLLRTFEPDPRLRASAQALLADPFLQPGKRSRSPGSPRQALRSSEAPSASPAPSADSTSQSQTFPRPQAPSQHPPSPPKRCLSYGDTSQLRVPEEPGADEPASPEESSGLSLLHQESRRRATLATVLEQELPALAESLRLEQEQGPRLERSHVEQLLLCLRAHIHSPNRRQLAQELRGLQGQLRAQGLEPELLQGPLFAFPDEVKQVLRRRQIRPHWMFVLDSLLSRAVRAALAVLAPEAEKEAVPPKSEEASNAEESEPKQQETPAERSPLLGEPEQGTPSLMVQLGLLRAETDRLRDVLAEKERECQALVQLALQRVSGEARTCALASEPPVALTVDQGLVQWLQDLNVDSGTIQTLLNHSFTLHALLTCATRDDLIYTRIRGGMTCRIWRAILAQRTRSTPVTPGPQEGE; encoded by the exons ATGGCGGGGCCGAGCCCGCGGTCCGGAGCCCTGGAGCGCGCCGGCAGCTGCTGGCAGGACCCGCTGGCCGAGGCGCTGAGCCGGGGCCGGCCGCTCGCTGCGTCCCCCGGTCGGGGCTGTGCGCGAAGCCGGCCGCTCAGCGTGGTCTACGTGCTGACCCGGGAGCCGCTGCCGGAGGTAGAACCCGAGACCGGAGCCGAGGCGGAGCCGCTGCCTCTGCGCTGCCTGCGTGAGGCCTGCGCACAGCTCCCCGGACCGCGGCCGCGACCTCAGTTGCGCAGCCTGCCTTTTGGAACCCTGGCACTGGGAGACACCGCAGCTCTCGATTCGTTTTACAACGCGG ACATGGTGGTGCTTGAGGTGAGCAGCTCCCTGGCACAGCCCTCCCTGTTCTACCACCTGGGTGTGAGGGAGAGCTTCAGCATGACCAACAACGTGCTCCTCTGCTCTCAGGCCGACCTCCCTGACCTGCAGGCCCTGCGG GAGGACATTTTCCAGAAGAACTCG gATTGCATTGGCAGCTACACGCTGATCCCCTACGTGGTGACAGCCACCGGTCGGGTGCTGTGTGGCGATGCAGGCCTCCTGAGGGGCCTGGCTGATGGGCTGCTCCAGGCTGGGGTGGGCACAGAGGCCCTGCTCACACCCCTGGTGGGCCGGCTGGCCCGCCTGCTGGAGGCCACGCCCACGGACTCTTG TGGCTACTTCCGGGAGACCATTCGGCAGGACATCCGGAGGGCGCGGGAGCGGTTCAGCGGGCCGCAGCTGCGGCAGGAGCTGGCTCGCCTGCAGCGGAGACTGGACAGTGTGGAGCTGCTGAGCCCCGACATCATCATGAACCTGCTGCTCTCCTACCGGGATGTGCAG GACTATTCAGCCATCATTGACCTGGTGGAGACCCTGCAGGCCTTGCCCACCTGTGACGTGGCTGAGCAGCATAATGTGTGCTTCCACTACACCTTTGCCCTCAACCG gaGGAACAGGCCTGGGGACCGGGAGAAGGCACTGGCCGTGCTGCTGCCACTGGTACAGGTAGAGGGCCCCGTGGCACCTGATCTGTACTGCATGTGTGGCCGTATCTACAAGGACATGTTCTTCAGCTCTGGCTTCCAGGATGCTGGGCATCGGGAGCAGGCATATCACTG GTATCGCAAGGCTTTTGACATAGAGCCCAGCCTTCACTCGGGCATCAATGCCGCTGTGCTCCTCATTGCCGACGGGCAGCGCTTTGAGGACTCCGAGGAGCTCCGGCTCATAG GCATGAAGCTGGGCTGCCTGCTGGCCCGAAAAGGCTGCGTGGAGAAGATGCAGTATTACTGGGATGTTGGCTTCTACCTGGGAGCTCAGATCCTCGCCAATGACCTCACTCAGGTGGCACTGGCCGCAGAGCAGCTGTACAAGCTCAACGCCCCCATATG GTACCTGGTGTCTGTGATGGAAACCTTCCTGCTGTATCAGCACTTCAGACCCACACTAGAGCTTCCTGGAGAAGCCCCCCACGGTGCCCACTTCTGGCTCCACTTCTTGTTACAGTCCTGCCAGCCACTCAAGACGGCTTGTCCCCAAGGGGACCAGTGCTTG GTGCTGGTCCTGGAGATGAATAAGGTGCTGCTGCCCGCCAGGCTGGAGGTTCAGGGTACAAACCCGGTGAGCGCGGTGACCCTGAGCCTGCTGGAGCCGGAGAAGCAGGTGAAGTCGCCG GACGTTCCCTCCAGCTGGACCTTCCCGGTGGCCTCCATCAGCGGCGTCAG CGTCTCGAAGCGGGACGAGCGCTGCTGCTTCCTCTACGCGCCGCCTCCGGCTCAGGACTTCCAGCTGTGCTTCCCCAGCGCCGGGCACTGTCAGTG GTTCTGCGGCATGATCCAGGCCTTGGTGAAGAGTCCGGACTCCGGGGCGCCCGCAGAGGAGACGGAGGGCGTTGGGGAGGTGTTGGAG TTTGATTACGAGTACACGGAGTCGGGTGAGCGGCTGGTGCTGGGCAAGGGCACGTACGGGGTGGTGTACGCTGGTCGCGATCGGCACACTCGCGTGCGCATCGCCATCAAGGAGATCCCTGAGCGGGACAGCAG GTTCTCTCAGCCGCTGCACGAAGAGATCGCTCTGCACAAACGCCTACGCCACAAGAACATCGTGCGCTATCTGGGCTCCGTCAGCCAGGGCGGCTACCTCAAGATTTTCATGGAGGAAGTGCCTGGAG GCAGCCTGTCTTCCTTGCTGCGATCAGTGTGGGGACCCCTGCAGGACAACGAGAGCACCATCAGTTTCTACACCCGCCAGATCCTGCAGGGACTCAGCTATCTGCACGACAACCACATTGTGCATCGAGATATCAAG GGGGACAACGTGCTGATCAACACCTTCAGCGGGTTGCTCAAGATTTCTGACTTTGGCACCTCCAAGCGACTAGCAGGCATCACACCCTGCACTGAGACCTTCACAG GGACCCTACAGTATATGGCCCCAGAAATCATTGACCAGGGCCCACGAGGGTATGGGAAGGCAGCAGACATCTGGTCACTGGGCTGCACAGTCATCGAGATGGCCACAGGTCGCCCACCCTTCCACGAGCTAGGGAGCCCGCAGGCTGCCATGTTTCAG GTGGGCATGTACAAGGTGCATCCGCCAATGCCCGGTTCTCTGTCAGCTGAGGCTCAAGCCTTCCTCCTCCGAACTTTTGAGCCCGACCCCCGCCTCCGAGCCAGTGCTCAAGCGCTGCTGGCAGACCCCTTCCTGCAGCCTGGGAAGAGGAGCCGCAGCCCGGGCTCCCCCAGGCAAGCTCTAAGATCCTCAG AGGCGCCATCTGCTAGCCCCGCTCCTTCAGCGGACTCCACGTCCCAGTCCCAGACATTCCCGCGCCCTCAGGCACCCTCTCAGCACCCTCCCAGTCCCCCCAAGCGCTGCCTCAGTTATGGGGACACCAGCCAGCTCCG GGTGCCCGAGGAGCCTGGGGCTGACGAGCCCGCGTCCCCTGAGGAGAGTTCGGGGCTGAGCCTCTTGCATCAAGAGAGTAGGCGCCGGGCCACGCTGGCCACGGTACTGGAGCAGGAGCTGCCGGCCCTGGCGGAGAGCCTGCGCCTGGAGCAGGAACAG ggTCCCCGTCTGGAGAGGAGTCACGTGGAACAGCTACTGCTCTGCCTCCGGGCGCACATCCACTCTCCTAACCGTCGGCAGCTGGCCCAGGAGCTGCGGGGACTCCAAGGGCAGCTTCGGGCCCAGGGCCTTGAGCCCGAGCTTCTGCAAGGACCGCTCTTCGCCTTCCCAGATGAG gtGAAGCAGGTCCTCCGCAGGCGCCAGATCCGCCCACACTGGATGTTCGTGCTGGACTCGCTGCTCAGCCGCGCTGTGAGGGCGGCCCTGGCCGTGCTGGCCCCAG AGGCGGAGAAGGAGGCGGTCCCACCGAAGTCGGAAGAGGCCAGTAACGCAGAGGAGTCCGAACCCAAGCAGCAGGAGACCCCAGCCGAGCGGAGCCCTCTCCTGGGGGAACCGGAGCAGGGCACCCCTTCTCTGATGGTGCAGCTGGGCCTCTTACGAGCAGAGACCGATAG GCTTCGAGATGTTCTGGCTGAGAAGGAAAGGGAATGCCAGGCCTTGGTGCAACTAGCCCTCCAGCGGGTCAGTGGGGAGGCCAGGACCTGTGCCCTGGCTTCAGAGCCCCCAG TGGCTCTCACGGTGGACCAGGGCCTGGTGCAGTGGCTACAGGACCTGAATGTGGATTCAGGCACCATCCAGACG CTACTGAACCACAGCTTCACCCTCCATGCCCTGCTGACCTGTGCCACTAGAGATGACCTCATCTACACTCGTATCAG GGGAGGGATGACATGCCGCATCTGGAGAGCCATCTTGGCACAGCGAACAAGATCCACGCCGGTTACCCCTGGCCCCCAGGAGGGCGAATGA
- the SYTL1 gene encoding synaptotagmin-like protein 1, producing MPQRGHPAPEELWSLPGLLMAREPEPEADGLLDLSFLTEEEQEAIAEVLQRDARLRQLEEGRISKLRVSLADPGQLKILTGDWFQEARSQRHHHAHFGSDLVRASIRRKKGCRGDQAGGSDGEAEAAGKETEEALEPRLSVDEGPQERFSEAEGPDVPSPCVSIKPSEQEEEPQAQEDEREAPGLGHPPVVAGEEADPEMQPPSVGEVEPQTPPAQTQAASEMLENGEETPGPDPSFDRMLSSSSSMSSLSSSTLNGSQMSLSGEPEAGAVQVRGSVHFALRYEPGAAELRVHVIQCQGLAAARRRRSDPYVKSYLLPDKQSKRKTTVKKRNLNPVFNEILRYSVPQTELRGRVLSLSVWHHESLGRNIFLGEVEVPLDTWDWDSEPTWLPLQPRVPPSPDDLPSRGLLSLSLKYVPAGSEGPGLPPSGELHFWVKEIQDLIPLRSGSPDTFVQCSVLPDDSRASRQRTRVVRRSLNPMFNHTMVYDGFGPADLRQACAELSLWDHGALGSRQLGGTRLSLGTGSSYGLQVPWMDSTHEERQLWQTLLERPCEWVDGLLPLRTNLAPRT from the exons ATGCCCCAGAGGGGCCACCCAGCTCCAGAGGAGCTCTGGTCCCTGCCTGGCCTCCTCATGGCACGTGAGCCAGAGCCCGAGGCTGACGGGCTCCTGGATCTCAGCTTCCTgacagaggaggagcaggaggccaTTGCCGAGGTCCTGCAGCGAGATGCCCGCCTGCGCCAGCTGGAGGAGGGACGGATCAG CAAGCTCCGGGTATCACTGGCAGACCCTGGGCAGCTGAAGATCCTAACTGGGGACTGGTTCCAGGAAGCACGCTCCCAGCGGCACCACCACGCCCACTTTGGCTCTGACCTGGTCCGAGCTTCTATCCGCAGAAAGAAGGGCTGCAGGG GAGACCAGGCTGGAGGCAGCGATGGGGAGGCCGAGGCTGCAGGGAAGGAAACTGAAGAGGCCCTGGAGCCCAG gctCTCTGTAGACGAGGGCCCCCAAGAGAGGTTCAGCGAGGCTGAG GGACCGGATGTCCCCTCACCATGTGTCTCCATAAAGCCttcagagcaggaggaggagccccAAGCCCAAGAAGATGAGCGGGAAG cccctggcctgGGGCACCCTCCGGTCGTCGCCGGCGAGGAGGCGGACCCGGAGATGCAGCCGCCGTCGGTGGGAGAGGTGGAGCCGCAGACCCCGCCTGCCCAG ACCCAGGCGGCGTCTGAGATGCTGGAGAATGGGGAGGAGACCCCGGGGCCCGACCCCTCGTTCGACCGCATGCTCAGCAGCAGCTCTTCCATGTCCAGCCTCAGCTCCTCCACG CTGAACGGCAGCCAGATGAGCCTATCCGGGGAGCCGGAGGCGGGCGCGGTGCAGGTGCGCGGCTCCGTGCACTTCGCTCTGCGCTACGAGCCGGGAGCCGCCGAGCTGCGCGTGCACGTGATCCAGTGCCAGGGCCTGGCCGCCGCACGGCGCCGCCGCTCCGACCC CTACGTCAAAAGCTACCTCCTCCCGGATAAGCAGAGCAAGCGCAAGACAACAGTGAAGAAAAGGAATCTGAACCCGGTCTTCAACGAGATTCTCCGG TACTCTGTCCCGCAGACGGAGCTCCGGGGCCGCGTGTTGAGCCTGTCCGTGTGGCACCACGAAAGCCTGGGTCGCAACATCTTTCTGGGCGAAGTCGAAGTGCCCCTGGACACGTGGGACTGGGACTCcgagcccacctggctccccctgCAGCCCCGA GTCCCGCCCTCTCCCGACGACCTTCCCAGCCGCGGGCTGCTCTCTCTGTCCCTCAAGTACGTCCCCGCTGGCTCCGAGG GCCCGGGACTGCCCCCGAGCGGGGAGCTGCACTTCTGGGTGAAGGAGATTCAGGATCTCATCCCTTTGCGGTCAGGGTCCCCGGATACTTTCGTACAATG CTCGGTGCTGCCTGATGACAGCCGGGCCAGCCGCCAGAGGACAAGGGTGGTGCGACGCAGCCTCAACCCCATGTTCAATCACACCATGGTCTATGATGGCTTTGGGCCTGCTGACCTGCGCCAGGCTTGTGCGGAGCTCTCCCTCTGGGACCATGGGGCCCTGGGCAGCCGCCAGCTGGGGGGCACACGCCTCAGCCTGGGCACCG GCAGCAGCTACGGGCTCCAGGTGCCCTGGATGGACTCCACACACGAGGAGAGGCAGCTGTGGCAAACCCTCCTGGAGCGGCCATGCGAGTGGGTGGATGGCCTTCTGCCCCTCAGAACCAACCTGGCCCCCAGGACATAG
- the TMEM222 gene encoding transmembrane protein 222 isoform X3, which produces MGICTSTGVIRDFAGPYFVSEDNMAFGKPAKYWKLDPAQVYASGPNAWDTAVHDASEEYKHRMHNLCCDNCHSHVALALNLMRYNNSTTWNMVTLCFLCLLYGKYVSVGAFVKTWLPFVLLLGIILTVSLVFNLR; this is translated from the exons ATGGGCATCTGCACATCCACAGGAGTCATTCGGGACTTTGCCGGCCCCTATTTTGTGTCG GAAGACAACATGGCCTTTGGGAAGCCTGCCAA GTACTGGAAGCTGGACCCCGCTCAGGTCTATGCCAGCGGGCCCAACGCGTGGGACACCGCTGTGCACGACGCCTCTGAGGAATACAAGCACCGCATG CACAATCTCTGCTGTGACAACTGCCACTCGCACGTGGCCTTGGCCCTGAACCTGATGCGCTACAACAACAGCACCACCTGGAACATGGTGAcgctctgcttcctctgcctgctCTACGGGAAGTACGTCAG TGTCGGCGCCTTCGTGAAGACCTGGCTGCCTTTTGTCCTTCTCCTGGGCATCATCCTGACCGTCAGCTTGGTCTTCAACCTGCGGTGA
- the TMEM222 gene encoding transmembrane protein 222 isoform X1, translating into MAEAEGSSPLLLPPPLPPPLGMAEVEAPTAAETDKKQLSGAGSGAMDVERSRFPYCVVWTPIPVLTWFFPIIGHMGICTSTGVIRDFAGPYFVSEDNMAFGKPAKYWKLDPAQVYASGPNAWDTAVHDASEEYKHRMHNLCCDNCHSHVALALNLMRYNNSTTWNMVTLCFLCLLYGKYVSVGAFVKTWLPFVLLLGIILTVSLVFNLR; encoded by the exons ATGGCGGAAGCGGAAGGGAGTTCGCCGCTTCTGTTGCCGCCGCCGCTGCCTCCCCCGCTCGGGATGGCGGAAGTGGAGGCGCCGACGGCGGCCGAGACGGACAAGAAGCAACTTAGCGGTGCTGGCAGCGGCGCCATGGACGTGGAGCGGAGCCGCTTCCCCTACTGCGTGGTGTGGACGCCCATCCCGGTGCTCAC GTGGTTTTTCCCGATCATCGGCCACATGGGCATCTGCACATCCACAGGAGTCATTCGGGACTTTGCCGGCCCCTATTTTGTGTCG GAAGACAACATGGCCTTTGGGAAGCCTGCCAA GTACTGGAAGCTGGACCCCGCTCAGGTCTATGCCAGCGGGCCCAACGCGTGGGACACCGCTGTGCACGACGCCTCTGAGGAATACAAGCACCGCATG CACAATCTCTGCTGTGACAACTGCCACTCGCACGTGGCCTTGGCCCTGAACCTGATGCGCTACAACAACAGCACCACCTGGAACATGGTGAcgctctgcttcctctgcctgctCTACGGGAAGTACGTCAG TGTCGGCGCCTTCGTGAAGACCTGGCTGCCTTTTGTCCTTCTCCTGGGCATCATCCTGACCGTCAGCTTGGTCTTCAACCTGCGGTGA
- the TMEM222 gene encoding transmembrane protein 222 isoform X2, whose translation MAEAEGSSPLLLPPPLPPPLGMAEVEAPTAAETDKKQLSGAGSGAMDVERSRFPYCVVWTPIPVLTWFFPIIGHMGICTSTGVIRDFAGPYFVSEDNMAFGKPAKYWKLDPAQVYASGPNAWDTAVHDASEEYKHRMHNLCCDNCHSHVALALNLMRYNNSTTWNMVTLCFLCLLYGNVGAFVKTWLPFVLLLGIILTVSLVFNLR comes from the exons ATGGCGGAAGCGGAAGGGAGTTCGCCGCTTCTGTTGCCGCCGCCGCTGCCTCCCCCGCTCGGGATGGCGGAAGTGGAGGCGCCGACGGCGGCCGAGACGGACAAGAAGCAACTTAGCGGTGCTGGCAGCGGCGCCATGGACGTGGAGCGGAGCCGCTTCCCCTACTGCGTGGTGTGGACGCCCATCCCGGTGCTCAC GTGGTTTTTCCCGATCATCGGCCACATGGGCATCTGCACATCCACAGGAGTCATTCGGGACTTTGCCGGCCCCTATTTTGTGTCG GAAGACAACATGGCCTTTGGGAAGCCTGCCAA GTACTGGAAGCTGGACCCCGCTCAGGTCTATGCCAGCGGGCCCAACGCGTGGGACACCGCTGTGCACGACGCCTCTGAGGAATACAAGCACCGCATG CACAATCTCTGCTGTGACAACTGCCACTCGCACGTGGCCTTGGCCCTGAACCTGATGCGCTACAACAACAGCACCACCTGGAACATGGTGAcgctctgcttcctctgcctgctCTACGGGAA TGTCGGCGCCTTCGTGAAGACCTGGCTGCCTTTTGTCCTTCTCCTGGGCATCATCCTGACCGTCAGCTTGGTCTTCAACCTGCGGTGA